A genome region from candidate division KSB1 bacterium includes the following:
- the ybgF gene encoding tol-pal system protein YbgF, with product MRYFPFFLIFSSLIFFLSCAGTRVDNQSDEQAGTWEGEQDFQPDPDEEAEVLRLLGITEDEAKATASDDSVDDFWATETEAPDRNVGETVDAPEGESLEQEVERLEQQVNQKDEKLAELRRELYEKELEVQKKQQKVQESKQQAPQSTSITGSGSDALDSFRSRYDQALNLYKQRQYEQAIALFRELLAVRPQNTLTDNCQYWMGECYYGLTEYEKAAMEFNKVFMYPESNKLDDAQLKLGLCYINMGDNAQARTEFQKLINEYPNSEYIPRAQSYLSRLQ from the coding sequence ATGCGATATTTTCCCTTTTTTCTGATTTTTTCAAGCTTGATTTTCTTTCTCTCGTGTGCAGGAACTCGTGTTGATAACCAAAGTGATGAACAAGCGGGAACATGGGAGGGAGAGCAGGATTTTCAACCGGACCCCGATGAAGAGGCGGAGGTCTTGCGGCTTTTGGGAATAACCGAGGATGAGGCCAAAGCTACAGCATCAGATGATTCAGTGGATGATTTCTGGGCGACAGAGACCGAGGCCCCCGACCGAAACGTCGGTGAGACAGTGGATGCGCCGGAGGGAGAGAGTTTAGAGCAGGAAGTTGAGCGGCTTGAACAACAGGTCAATCAAAAGGATGAAAAACTGGCTGAACTGAGACGTGAACTTTATGAAAAGGAATTAGAGGTTCAGAAAAAACAACAAAAAGTTCAGGAATCAAAACAACAGGCGCCTCAGTCGACGTCTATTACCGGTTCCGGTTCTGATGCACTGGATTCTTTTCGTTCCCGTTACGATCAAGCATTGAACCTGTACAAACAAAGACAGTATGAACAGGCGATTGCCCTGTTCCGGGAATTGCTTGCTGTGCGGCCACAAAACACTCTGACAGATAACTGCCAGTACTGGATGGGTGAATGTTACTATGGTTTGACGGAATATGAAAAAGCGGCAATGGAATTTAATAAAGTTTTTATGTATCCCGAATCGAACAAGCTGGATGACGCTCAGCTTAAACTGGGACTTTGCTATATTAATATGGGAGATAACGCCCAGGCCCGTACCGAATTCCAGAAACTGATCAATGAATATCCAAACAGTGAATATATCCCCAGAGCGCAGTCCTATTTGTCACGTCTGCAATAA
- a CDS encoding polysaccharide biosynthesis/export family protein: MKSINLVLFVAVIFSLGCISPGYAQNDFMLPDTTKTYRFNPGDGLRLMIYEDDLNTPQNRFITNFHDREYALDGEGYVRLGPIGTVKLSGMTVEEATEKIQQVLQPYARNPKILLFPLIRISMVGEFGESGMYRFDPSISLWDVVAEAGGVGSSIRMEDIYILRNGVIIYKNFRDAIYSGTSLREIGIQSGDEIVAPRVNRLSLYDVFRYVNFASTMLLLYYTIQERTN, translated from the coding sequence ATGAAGAGTATCAACCTTGTCTTATTTGTCGCGGTTATTTTTTCTTTGGGATGTATATCACCCGGCTATGCTCAGAACGACTTTATGCTGCCGGACACAACAAAGACATACCGGTTTAATCCAGGTGACGGTTTGCGTCTGATGATTTATGAAGATGACTTGAACACACCGCAGAATCGTTTCATCACTAATTTTCATGACCGGGAATACGCGCTTGACGGAGAAGGGTATGTGCGTCTTGGTCCCATTGGCACAGTAAAGTTGTCGGGAATGACAGTAGAAGAAGCAACTGAAAAAATCCAGCAAGTTCTGCAACCCTATGCGAGAAACCCGAAAATTCTTTTATTTCCACTGATCCGCATATCGATGGTGGGCGAATTCGGTGAATCCGGAATGTACAGATTTGACCCCTCTATTTCTCTCTGGGATGTGGTTGCAGAGGCCGGAGGTGTCGGCAGCAGTATCCGCATGGAAGATATTTACATCCTTCGCAACGGAGTCATTATCTATAAAAATTTTCGTGACGCAATATACAGCGGCACTTCTTTACGGGAAATAGGAATACAGTCGGGAGACGAGATTGTTGCACCGCGGGTAAACCGGCTCAGCTTGTATGATGTATTTCGGTATGTGAATTTTGCATCAACGATGCTCTTGCTGTATTACACAATCCAGGAACGAACAAACTAA
- the ispE gene encoding 4-(cytidine 5'-diphospho)-2-C-methyl-D-erythritol kinase: MYNSNAKINLGLSVLNKRKDGFHNIETFFQEISLCDKIEITPAESGIQIQSDHKDCPGDERNLAHQAAAALQQTGCQGKGCIIKLSKQIPIGAGLGGGSSNAATVLGALNQKWECRQSRTRLTDIAASLGSDVPFFMSGGLAFGTGRGETLTPLLFKPVYRGLLIIPPFSISTREIYENLSLTNKRKITKLKGFIDNFYRLDPWKETLENDLQTVVLKKYPDLQDIINKLYASGAFFAQMSGSGSAFYGLFKSEDKLRECSQYFAGGFRKLLFEPIYK; this comes from the coding sequence ATGTATAATTCGAATGCAAAAATCAATCTCGGATTGTCAGTGCTGAACAAGCGCAAGGACGGGTTTCATAACATAGAGACGTTCTTCCAGGAAATCAGTCTTTGCGATAAAATTGAAATCACGCCTGCAGAGAGCGGCATCCAGATTCAATCCGACCACAAAGATTGTCCCGGTGACGAACGCAATCTCGCTCACCAAGCAGCGGCTGCCTTGCAGCAGACAGGCTGTCAGGGAAAAGGCTGCATAATTAAGCTGTCAAAACAAATCCCTATTGGTGCGGGACTCGGCGGCGGCAGCAGTAACGCGGCAACAGTACTCGGGGCTTTGAATCAGAAATGGGAATGCCGCCAGAGCCGGACTCGGTTAACAGACATTGCAGCCTCACTCGGTTCCGATGTTCCATTTTTCATGAGCGGTGGCCTGGCTTTCGGCACAGGACGCGGTGAGACTCTGACTCCTTTGCTATTCAAACCGGTTTACCGGGGTTTGCTGATTATCCCGCCGTTTTCCATATCAACTCGGGAGATTTACGAAAATTTAAGCTTGACAAACAAAAGAAAAATAACTAAATTAAAAGGCTTTATTGATAATTTTTACCGACTTGATCCTTGGAAAGAAACACTGGAGAACGATTTGCAAACAGTGGTGTTGAAAAAGTATCCGGATTTGCAGGATATCATTAACAAATTGTATGCGTCCGGCGCCTTTTTTGCACAAATGAGCGGAAGTGGTTCTGCCTTTTACGGATTATTCAAGTCGGAGGATAAACTGCGCGAATGTTCTCAATATTTTGCCGGCGGTTTCAGAAAACTTTTGTTTGAACCGATATATAAATAG
- the lgt gene encoding prolipoprotein diacylglyceryl transferase — protein sequence MHPILFKIGPLEIRSYGFMLALSFLLGIWFSTRRAKKQGVDPNHILDLSVILIISGIVGSRLFYVLFHLDEFKGRWLDTINPVQSDGTIGIAGLTLLGGVVLCFIAAFYYLRLKKLSFLKFADILVPAVGLGIFLTRIGCYLNGCCYGLPCDAHSQFCVEFPVNSAAGSQFPGIPLIPTQLYSSLYGLIIFGALLFAERWKKYDGFLFYLFVVLYGFSRFIIDIFRYYEDSMVLVTIAGLDISMNQLISAVFVVLGLFGIWYKHRTVKSGNA from the coding sequence TTGCATCCCATATTGTTTAAAATAGGTCCGCTTGAAATTCGATCTTATGGATTTATGCTGGCCCTTTCGTTCTTGCTGGGTATCTGGTTCTCCACCCGGCGTGCTAAAAAACAGGGAGTAGATCCCAATCATATTCTTGATCTGTCAGTCATTCTTATCATCAGTGGTATAGTCGGCTCCCGGCTGTTTTATGTGCTGTTTCATTTGGATGAATTCAAAGGCAGATGGCTGGATACAATCAATCCCGTTCAAAGCGATGGAACAATCGGAATCGCAGGGCTGACATTACTCGGCGGGGTTGTCCTTTGCTTTATTGCAGCTTTTTATTACCTGCGTTTAAAAAAACTTTCTTTTCTAAAATTCGCAGATATTTTGGTGCCTGCGGTGGGACTGGGAATATTTCTCACCCGTATTGGCTGCTATCTGAACGGCTGCTGTTATGGCCTGCCCTGTGATGCTCATTCTCAGTTTTGCGTAGAGTTTCCAGTCAACAGCGCGGCCGGAAGTCAGTTCCCAGGGATTCCTCTGATTCCCACACAATTGTATTCATCTCTGTACGGATTGATCATTTTTGGCGCTCTTTTATTTGCCGAGCGCTGGAAAAAATATGACGGCTTTCTTTTTTACCTGTTTGTTGTTTTGTATGGGTTTTCCCGGTTTATCATTGATATTTTCCGATACTATGAAGACAGCATGGTTCTGGTTACCATCGCCGGTCTGGATATCAGTATGAATCAATTGATCAGCGCTGTTTTTGTCGTTTTGGGCTTGTTCGGTATCTGGTATAAACACCGGACAGTAAAATCGGGAAATGCCTGA
- the glgA gene encoding glycogen synthase GlgA codes for MKNRLRILMLSSEVTPFAKTGGLADVAGALPKKLHDKGHDIRVIMPRYGGISERKFVLRDVIRLKKIPIKMCGKEYTVSAKSAFLPDSKVQVYLLEHKPFFGRKDLYVDPQTGKAFSDNPERFMLFCRAVIEMMRILHWKPQVIHCNDWQTALLPWFLKHQNLDDGFFDDTSTLLSIHNMAYQGDFSTDALTKSGCMNDLSPDDDLIKYDKINFLRAGLVTADAISTVSPTYAGEILDNQESAAGLQEELLQRKNDLYGILNGVDYNVWDPKTDPLIDANYDVDSLDQKSENKKALLKEAKLPYDENTILVGIISRLAEQKGFDIISEAIDDMLKMNLQIVVLGTGDPMYHKFWQDMMKKYPQKIAAFLTFDETLAHKIEASSDVFLMPSRFEPSGLNQLYSLRYGTVPVVRKTGGLADTITDFVQNPETGNGFVFTDYDSKSMLSALQNAVKTYSDRKTWVTLQLRGMQADYSWKAAAENYLQLYQDMIEKKNS; via the coding sequence ATGAAAAATCGGCTCAGAATATTGATGCTTTCCTCTGAGGTGACACCGTTTGCTAAAACCGGGGGGCTGGCAGATGTTGCCGGCGCGCTCCCCAAAAAACTGCACGATAAGGGGCATGATATTCGTGTGATTATGCCGCGGTATGGAGGAATAAGCGAAAGAAAATTTGTGCTCAGGGATGTCATTCGCCTGAAAAAAATACCCATCAAGATGTGCGGTAAAGAATATACAGTCAGTGCAAAATCCGCTTTTCTACCGGATTCCAAAGTGCAGGTTTATTTGCTCGAACACAAACCGTTTTTCGGTCGTAAAGATCTATATGTCGATCCCCAAACGGGTAAAGCATTTTCTGACAACCCCGAGCGTTTTATGCTGTTTTGTCGTGCGGTCATTGAAATGATGCGTATTCTGCATTGGAAACCTCAGGTTATCCATTGTAATGACTGGCAGACCGCACTGCTTCCCTGGTTTTTAAAACACCAAAATCTGGACGACGGTTTTTTTGATGATACATCAACTCTTCTTTCAATCCACAATATGGCCTATCAGGGAGATTTTTCCACAGATGCCTTGACAAAATCGGGGTGTATGAATGATTTATCGCCCGACGATGACCTGATCAAATATGATAAAATTAATTTTCTCAGAGCAGGATTGGTGACGGCGGATGCCATTTCAACAGTGAGCCCGACCTACGCCGGGGAAATTTTGGACAATCAGGAATCGGCCGCCGGATTGCAGGAAGAACTTTTACAGCGCAAGAACGATTTGTATGGAATCCTGAATGGTGTCGATTATAATGTCTGGGATCCAAAGACCGATCCTCTGATCGATGCGAATTATGATGTGGATTCTCTGGATCAAAAAAGCGAGAATAAAAAAGCGCTTTTAAAAGAGGCAAAATTGCCCTATGATGAAAACACCATTTTGGTTGGCATTATCTCGCGACTTGCAGAACAAAAAGGATTTGATATCATCAGCGAAGCTATTGATGATATGCTAAAGATGAATCTGCAGATTGTTGTGCTCGGTACCGGTGATCCAATGTATCACAAATTTTGGCAGGATATGATGAAAAAATATCCCCAAAAAATTGCTGCCTTTTTGACCTTTGATGAAACATTGGCTCATAAAATCGAGGCATCCAGTGATGTGTTTTTAATGCCCTCCCGCTTTGAACCCAGCGGATTGAATCAGCTTTACAGTCTGCGATATGGTACCGTGCCGGTTGTGCGTAAAACCGGTGGCCTTGCGGACACTATTACTGATTTTGTTCAGAACCCTGAAACTGGCAATGGTTTTGTTTTCACAGACTATGACAGCAAATCAATGCTGAGTGCGCTGCAGAATGCTGTAAAAACCTATTCGGACCGCAAAACCTGGGTCACCCTCCAGTTGCGTGGCATGCAGGCGGATTATTCATGGAAAGCCGCCGCTGAAAACTATCTGCAGCTATACCAGGATATGATCGAAAAAAAGAACAGTTGA
- a CDS encoding STAS domain-containing protein, whose protein sequence is MEGLDIQVHYVGMLKDIALLKTSGFIDTSTAPEFHKIINKMLEQGIVQYVVDMESVQYVSSAGWSVFVSEIRGIKERSGNLKLCHMLPGVLEVFEMLEFNRIISTYETIEEAIDEFDFCRDIHRLPVIAASGETPELQTEKMQDKKPVTRQAPATPARQTLSETERPEPTSKPRSERKETHPRADLPLNEKIKQAVLQEPGAKTITLKKRLNTEEFGFSRVNYFQLRRLLKHLGLDTQEKRFRYYRSR, encoded by the coding sequence ATGGAAGGTCTCGACATTCAAGTACATTACGTAGGTATGCTCAAGGATATTGCTCTTTTAAAGACTTCAGGTTTCATTGATACGAGCACAGCGCCTGAATTCCATAAAATTATCAATAAAATGCTGGAACAAGGAATTGTTCAATACGTTGTAGACATGGAATCCGTACAATATGTAAGCAGTGCGGGGTGGAGCGTGTTTGTCAGTGAAATACGAGGGATAAAAGAGCGGAGTGGAAATCTGAAGCTTTGTCATATGCTTCCCGGCGTTCTGGAGGTGTTTGAAATGCTGGAATTTAATCGGATTATTTCCACATATGAGACAATCGAGGAAGCCATAGATGAATTTGATTTTTGCCGGGACATTCACCGGCTCCCCGTAATAGCAGCCTCTGGTGAAACACCGGAGCTTCAAACCGAAAAAATGCAAGATAAAAAGCCTGTAACCCGTCAAGCGCCTGCAACACCTGCCCGGCAAACTCTTTCGGAAACAGAACGGCCTGAACCAACATCCAAACCCCGTTCTGAAAGAAAAGAAACACATCCCCGGGCCGATCTGCCGTTGAATGAAAAAATTAAACAAGCTGTTTTACAGGAACCGGGCGCAAAGACCATAACCCTTAAAAAACGGCTCAATACGGAAGAATTCGGGTTTTCCAGGGTTAATTATTTTCAATTGCGGCGGCTGTTAAAGCATCTGGGACTTGATACCCAGGAAAAGCGTTTCCGTTATTACCGTTCACGATAA
- a CDS encoding ribose-phosphate pyrophosphokinase produces the protein MPFQAKESQLKVFSGCSNQQLAERIAGHLGKPLGRVTTKRFSDGEIWVKYEESIRGTDIFIVQSTHPPAENFMELLIMCDAARRASAARITAVIPYFGYARQDRKDQPRVSISAKLMANLLVQSGANRVLTLDLHAPQIQGFFDIPFDHLYGARVFVDHFNSLALKDVVIVSPDIGGVHLSRAYAARLNTEMAVLNKKRIEHNQCIVTEFIGDVQDKNVLIVDDLVDTAGTLVNGVQVLKTKGARNIYVASTHPVLSGKAIERLQQSCINKAFFTDSIYVPPEKQIDKMEILSVSYLLSEAILRIHRERSISDLFMVSKSPMH, from the coding sequence ATGCCATTTCAAGCGAAAGAGAGCCAACTCAAAGTTTTTTCCGGCTGTTCAAATCAGCAACTTGCCGAACGAATCGCCGGGCATCTTGGAAAACCGTTAGGCCGGGTTACAACCAAACGCTTTTCCGACGGTGAAATCTGGGTTAAATACGAAGAAAGCATTCGCGGCACTGATATTTTCATCGTACAGTCGACGCATCCGCCGGCAGAGAATTTTATGGAATTGCTGATCATGTGTGATGCAGCCAGACGCGCCTCTGCAGCACGCATTACAGCAGTGATCCCTTATTTCGGCTATGCTCGTCAGGATCGCAAAGATCAACCTCGCGTCTCCATTTCGGCCAAATTGATGGCCAACTTGCTGGTACAGTCCGGTGCGAACCGGGTATTGACATTGGACCTGCATGCACCGCAGATCCAGGGATTTTTTGATATTCCTTTCGACCACCTGTACGGAGCGCGGGTTTTTGTTGATCATTTCAATAGCCTTGCATTAAAGGATGTTGTGATTGTATCCCCGGACATCGGTGGAGTGCATTTGTCCAGAGCTTATGCAGCGAGGCTCAACACCGAAATGGCTGTGCTCAATAAAAAACGCATTGAGCACAATCAATGCATCGTCACCGAATTTATAGGCGATGTACAGGATAAAAATGTATTGATTGTTGATGATCTGGTTGATACCGCAGGCACACTGGTAAACGGCGTTCAGGTTTTAAAGACAAAAGGCGCCAGGAATATTTATGTTGCATCGACTCATCCTGTATTATCAGGAAAAGCCATCGAACGGCTGCAACAATCCTGTATCAACAAAGCGTTCTTTACAGACTCTATTTACGTGCCGCCTGAAAAACAAATTGATAAAATGGAAATCCTCTCGGTTTCGTATCTTTTATCCGAAGCAATCTTGAGAATACACAGAGAACGCTCAATATCTGATTTGTTTATGGTTAGCAAATCTCCCATGCACTGA
- a CDS encoding polysaccharide biosynthesis tyrosine autokinase, with protein sequence MAYEEYDITDQQIDPSEAPQVNFSKYMRGIWKRKWIILVLCVLVAIPFYYHAANQVPKYKCTVTIQSKKLGDSEGRLLDDVRQAEIRSRMFSERIASALGEAFVLTDSTHERLEDIFQDYRTTQDPVDGNYQIKVTGLGDYYLLQNGTIIDSASVWEAVENNRNVNGLSFRLNPEFVKFKNKASFRIQPFKQAVQQVGNAVTPRFSRSGNFMVLEMIGTDPKVLPKKLNRIAQVYVDETMVLESRDIDSYRKMLQKKLSAAEKNVKESEGALSNFYSRYPLALDSERQKLLDEISQVNAKLRELPQQRKLLTSYLDKLDSLQTDEDELRRLIVHELSRFPALEEEPELRIFRQKLISLEKEYDELYRQYSPENPQLLAIKQRIEDTQNQIIQYASHYRNELVAREVDFKKRAKELDAQLKQLPANEYRLMKLERNQKIDDQLYSYLYTEIQKMLVSESVTGETIRIMEPAQEPTSTINPSKKMSAMMGGGLGLLLGILLSIVIDLFDRKIHTSSDVENTLHLKVLADIPHVKFSDIPEYSDYEKAKYIDKQLVTHDYSPTSVGEAYRSLRTHLMFSKEIGQINTLLITSTQPGEGKSFTASNLAIILAQQRSSTLLVDGDLRRGVQHNTFDCKKEPGLTNYLNNSYALSGLVQKTHIPNLSLVSCGSMIPNPSELLGSRYMERFLLEAKRKFEFIIFDTPPLDAATDSVVLGTQMDAVALVVRVGMTNSAHIKKRLEVFNTVPANLIGAILNGNQEEQVKEYYSYYHY encoded by the coding sequence ATGGCATACGAAGAATATGATATCACAGATCAACAAATTGATCCGAGTGAAGCACCTCAGGTTAATTTTTCTAAATATATGCGCGGTATATGGAAACGCAAGTGGATAATACTTGTCCTTTGTGTTCTGGTGGCCATCCCGTTCTATTATCACGCTGCCAATCAAGTTCCTAAATATAAATGCACGGTTACTATACAGTCTAAAAAACTGGGTGATAGTGAAGGCCGTCTTTTAGATGACGTCCGTCAGGCGGAAATCAGAAGCCGGATGTTTTCCGAGCGAATTGCTTCGGCTCTGGGAGAGGCGTTTGTACTCACTGACAGCACACATGAGCGTCTGGAAGATATTTTTCAGGACTATCGTACCACCCAGGATCCTGTCGACGGCAACTATCAGATCAAGGTGACGGGTTTAGGCGACTATTATCTGCTCCAAAACGGCACGATTATCGATAGCGCGTCTGTATGGGAAGCGGTTGAAAACAACCGAAATGTGAACGGTTTGTCTTTTCGTTTGAATCCTGAATTTGTAAAGTTCAAAAACAAGGCTTCATTCCGGATTCAGCCCTTCAAGCAGGCAGTTCAGCAAGTAGGAAACGCTGTGACGCCGCGGTTCAGTCGTTCCGGTAATTTTATGGTTCTGGAAATGATCGGAACCGATCCCAAAGTATTGCCGAAAAAGCTGAACCGCATTGCCCAGGTTTATGTGGATGAAACCATGGTGCTGGAATCACGTGATATTGACAGCTACCGCAAAATGCTTCAGAAAAAACTCAGTGCGGCTGAGAAAAATGTTAAAGAGAGCGAAGGGGCTCTAAGCAATTTCTATTCAAGATATCCCCTGGCGCTTGACAGCGAACGGCAAAAATTGCTGGATGAAATTTCTCAAGTGAATGCAAAATTACGCGAACTGCCGCAACAAAGAAAGCTGCTGACCAGTTATCTGGATAAACTCGATTCTTTGCAAACGGACGAGGATGAGCTTCGACGTCTTATCGTCCACGAATTGTCCCGATTTCCTGCTCTGGAAGAAGAACCCGAGCTTCGAATTTTTCGGCAGAAGCTGATCAGCCTCGAAAAGGAGTATGACGAGTTGTACAGGCAGTATTCTCCGGAAAATCCACAGCTGCTGGCGATCAAACAGAGAATTGAAGATACACAAAATCAAATCATACAGTACGCTTCGCACTATCGAAACGAATTGGTCGCGAGAGAAGTTGATTTTAAGAAACGCGCCAAAGAGCTGGATGCGCAGCTCAAACAGCTTCCGGCGAACGAATACAGATTAATGAAACTGGAACGCAATCAAAAAATTGATGACCAGCTCTATTCTTATCTTTATACGGAAATTCAAAAAATGCTGGTGTCGGAATCTGTGACCGGAGAAACCATACGCATTATGGAACCCGCACAAGAGCCGACTTCAACAATCAACCCCAGTAAGAAAATGAGCGCCATGATGGGAGGTGGACTCGGACTGCTTCTTGGAATTCTTTTGTCAATCGTAATCGATCTGTTCGACAGGAAAATTCACACGTCATCAGATGTTGAAAATACTTTACATCTCAAGGTTTTGGCTGATATTCCACATGTGAAATTTTCAGATATCCCGGAATATTCGGACTATGAAAAAGCAAAATATATAGACAAGCAGCTGGTGACGCACGACTATTCGCCCACTTCGGTAGGGGAGGCTTACCGGTCTTTGCGCACGCATCTCATGTTTTCCAAAGAGATCGGACAGATCAATACACTGCTCATTACCAGTACACAGCCCGGCGAGGGCAAATCATTTACCGCCAGTAATTTGGCCATCATTTTGGCTCAGCAACGTTCGAGCACACTCTTGGTGGACGGCGATTTAAGGCGCGGTGTTCAGCACAACACATTTGACTGTAAAAAAGAACCGGGATTGACCAATTACCTCAACAACAGTTATGCATTGAGCGGTTTGGTGCAAAAAACGCATATCCCCAATTTGTCGCTTGTGAGTTGCGGTTCCATGATCCCCAATCCTTCTGAACTTTTGGGATCACGCTATATGGAACGCTTTCTCCTGGAAGCCAAACGAAAGTTTGAATTTATAATTTTTGATACCCCACCGCTGGACGCGGCTACCGATTCTGTGGTTTTGGGAACCCAAATGGACGCCGTTGCTCTTGTGGTTCGCGTGGGCATGACAAACAGCGCTCATATTAAAAAACGCCTGGAAGTTTTTAATACTGTTCCGGCAAATTTAATCGGCGCCATTTTAAACGGAAATCAAGAGGAGCAGGTTAAAGAATATTACAGTTATTATCACTATTAA
- a CDS encoding UDP-2,3-diacylglucosamine diphosphatase, which translates to MKPIYFLSDAHLGAQDEAQEALKRERLFSFLDYVKTEKADLVIVGDLFDFWFEYKSVIPRLHFRVLCKLADLTRFCTIHYIAGNHDFWLDSFMRHEIGLSLHPDEFIIQWGEYNIFIIHGDGLMKRDSGYRLMKRVFRNKCCIKLYRMFHPDLGISLALGLSRLSRKSGDPEEKFSDQDYRDYARTKLTQGYNIVIMGHTHIAANEKTNGGWYVNPGNWMQDFSFAVVDENGPALYQWNGNSAAPFKNNQQEV; encoded by the coding sequence ATGAAGCCAATCTATTTTCTATCAGATGCTCATTTAGGGGCACAGGATGAGGCGCAAGAAGCATTAAAACGTGAGCGTCTTTTTTCTTTTCTCGATTATGTAAAAACCGAAAAGGCGGATTTGGTTATTGTAGGAGATCTTTTTGATTTCTGGTTTGAATACAAATCAGTGATTCCCCGCTTGCATTTTAGGGTCCTGTGCAAGCTCGCCGACCTCACTCGATTCTGCACTATCCATTATATTGCCGGTAACCATGATTTCTGGCTTGACAGTTTTATGCGCCATGAAATCGGCCTGTCTCTTCATCCGGATGAATTTATCATACAGTGGGGTGAATATAATATATTCATCATTCATGGGGACGGCCTCATGAAGAGAGATTCGGGCTACCGGCTCATGAAACGTGTTTTTCGAAATAAATGCTGTATCAAACTGTACCGAATGTTCCATCCTGATCTCGGCATTTCTCTGGCGCTCGGTTTGTCCCGTCTAAGCCGGAAATCGGGTGATCCTGAAGAAAAATTCAGCGATCAGGACTATCGAGATTATGCCCGAACAAAGCTGACGCAAGGGTATAATATAGTCATTATGGGGCATACGCATATTGCCGCCAACGAAAAAACAAACGGTGGCTGGTACGTAAATCCGGGAAACTGGATGCAGGACTTTTCGTTTGCAGTTGTTGATGAAAACGGGCCCGCTCTTTATCAATGGAACGGGAACTCTGCCGCCCCTTTTAAAAACAATCAACAGGAGGTATAA
- a CDS encoding 50S ribosomal protein L25, with protein MAEISLKVQTRELSNKGSVRRLRADKKIPGVYYFHGKGNIPIYVERTDLQAIWGHESALLDVSFDGKKPKKCIIRDIQYDPIKGTPIHLDLMGIKMGEKFTVTVPLHLEGTSIGVKNGGIMQQMMRELQIECLPSDMPEFLEVDVTELEIGDSISISDVNWENIELLDDPATTIVSITVPRMEEEPEEEEEGEELEGEEGAEPEVIGQKAEGEEEEPEE; from the coding sequence ATGGCAGAAATTTCATTAAAAGTGCAGACACGCGAATTAAGTAATAAAGGCTCAGTCAGACGCTTGCGAGCCGATAAAAAGATACCCGGTGTCTATTATTTTCACGGAAAGGGTAACATTCCAATCTATGTGGAACGCACGGACCTTCAGGCTATTTGGGGTCATGAATCTGCATTGCTTGATGTATCATTTGACGGGAAAAAGCCTAAAAAATGCATTATCCGTGACATTCAATACGATCCCATCAAAGGAACGCCAATCCACCTGGATCTGATGGGCATCAAGATGGGTGAGAAATTCACGGTTACTGTTCCGTTGCATCTGGAAGGAACGTCGATCGGTGTAAAAAACGGCGGTATTATGCAGCAGATGATGAGAGAATTGCAGATCGAATGTTTGCCCTCTGACATGCCTGAATTTCTCGAGGTTGATGTTACCGAGCTGGAAATCGGAGATTCAATTTCCATTTCAGATGTCAATTGGGAAAACATAGAGCTTTTAGACGATCCCGCTACAACCATTGTAAGTATCACGGTACCGAGAATGGAAGAAGAGCCCGAAGAAGAAGAAGAAGGTGAAGAACTGGAAGGAGAAGAAGGCGCTGAACCTGAAGTAATCGGTCAGAAAGCGGAAGGCGAAGAAGAAGAACCGGAAGAATAG